From Glycine soja cultivar W05 chromosome 4, ASM419377v2, whole genome shotgun sequence, the proteins below share one genomic window:
- the LOC114409080 gene encoding indole-3-pyruvate monooxygenase YUCCA6-like: MEYFLREIEGKQAHDPLFMNNNKSSLSSSSSSSFSTVWVHGPVIVGAGPSGLAAAACLREKSVPSVILERSNCIASLWQLKTYDRLRLHLPKQFCELPFMGFPSHFPTYPSKQQFVQYLENYAERFGIRPRFNETVQHAEFDAKLGLWRVKSVDKAEKTTEYVCRWLIVATGENAEAVVPDIEGVEEFGAPIKHTSLYKSGEEFRGKRVLVVGCGNSGMEVCLDLCNHNATPSLVVRDTVHVLPREMLGKSTFGLSMWLLKWLPIRLVDRFLLMVSWLLLGDTSKLGLDRPRLGPLELKNLSGKTPVLDVGTLAKIKGGDIKVRPGIKRLKRQTVEFVDGRTENFDAIILATGYKSNVPYWLKEEDMFSKKDGYPRRPFPNGWKGRNGLYAVGFTKKGLLGASMDAKRIAEDIEQSWKAGANHRTTFARSHLPQPNS; the protein is encoded by the exons ATGGAATATTTCTTGAGAGAAATAGAAGGAAAGCAAGCACACGACCCGTTGTTCATGAACAACAACAAGTCATCATTGTCGTCATCGTCgtcatcatctttttccacCGTGTGGGTTCATGGGCCTGTGATAGTAGGAGCCGGGCCTTCAGGACTCGCAGCAGCAGCATGTCTCAGGGAGAAAAGTGTCCCAAGCGTGATACTAGAGCGATCCAATTGCATAGCATCTCTATGGCAGCTCAAAACCTATGATCGCCTACGCCTTCATCTTCCAAAGCAATTCTGCGAGCTTCCCTTCATGGGGTTCCCTTCTCACTTCCCAACATACCCTTCAAAGCAACAGTTTGTACAGTACTTGGAGAATTACGCGGAGAGGTTCGGGATTAGGCCGAGGTTCAATGAGACGGTGCAGCATGCGGAGTTTGATGCGAAACTCGGGTTGTGGCGGGTGAAGAGCGTCGACAAGGCGGAGAAGACGACGGAGTACGTGTGCCGGTGGCTGATCGTGGCCACCGGAGAGAATGCGGAGGCGGTGGTGCCGGATATAGAAGGGGTGGAGGAATTTGGCGCTCCTATAAAACACACGAGCTTGTATAAGAGTGGGGAAGAGTTCAGAGGGAAGAGGGTTTTGGTTGTGGGGTGTGGGAATTCGGGGATGGAAGTGTGCTTAGATCTTTGCAACCATAATGCTACTCCTTCTCTTGTGGTTAGAGACACA GTACACGTCTTACCACGAGAGATGCTGGGAAAATCAACTTTCGGGTTGTCCATGTGGTTGCTTAAGTGGTTACCCATCCGACTTGTGGATCGATTCTTGCTAATGGTGTCATGGCTTCTGCTCGGTGACACTTCTAAATTAGGATTGGATAGGCCGCGTTTGGGTCCCTTAGAACTCAAAAACCTTTCAGGAAAAACCCCTGTGCTAGATGTGGGTACCCTTGCCAAGATTAAAGGTGGAGACATTAAG GTACGTCCAGGCATTAAGCGGCTTAAACGTCAAACTGTGGAATTTGTGGATGGAAGGACAGAGAATTTTGATGCAATCATATTGGCAACTGGTTACAAAAGCAATGTACCCTATTGGCTTAAG GAAGAAGATATGTTCTCTAAGAAAGATGGGTACCCTAGGAGGCCATTTCCAAATGGGTGGAAAGGTAGAAATGGGCTCTATGCTGTTGGTTTTACCAAAAAGGGTCTACTTGGTGCATCCATGGATGCAAAGAGAATAGCTGAAGACATTGAACAGAGTTGGAAAGCTGGGGCAAATCATAGAACTACTTTTGCTCGTTCACACTTGCCGCAACCAAATTCATAA
- the LOC114409081 gene encoding uncharacterized protein LOC114409081 produces the protein MGYIHHGRTGLRHILRFRTATGVVSNSGRSQSRAAFPSHSPILGNVLFFSTGDKYLNEITAEVERDRRRERNERLRLGLDTADIDTESEQDYMGVGPLIAKLEKEMLKESPELNRYEEPTDSDDDSDEETKDEADKKMSDFEKKRDKHTDLLKNFIEAETLDDAFKCMTKIDNFENKHFRLRSEYRVIGELMNRLKVSTELKDKFVLQNKLNRALRLVRWKEAYDPDNPANYGVIQREQPTADAKEEAEFEKEKQKQIEEGDNADADDDDEQEFDDMKEKDNVLMAKLEAIDRKLEEKLAELEYTFGRKGKALEEEIKDLAEERNELTEQKRKPLYRKGFDTRLIDMNRTCKVTKGGQVVKYTAMVACGNYNGVIGFAKAKGPAVPVALQKAYEKCFQNLHYVERHEEHTIAHAVQTSYKKTKVYLWPAPTTTGMKAGRSVEAILHLAGLKNVKSKVIGSRNPHNTVKAVFKALNAIETPRDVQEKFGRTVVEKYLL, from the exons ATGGGTTACATCCACCATGGAAGAACCGGTCTCAGGCACATACTCAGATTCAGAACCGCCACCGGCGTGGTCTCAAACTCCGGCAGATCGCAATCGCGCGCTGCATTCCCCTCCCATTCCCCTATCCTCGGCAACGTGCTTTTTTTCTCAACAGGCGATAAATACCTCAACGAAATTACCGCAGAGGTGGAACGCGACAGGCGCAGGGAGCGAAACGAGCGTTTGCGCCTCGGCCTCGACACCGCCGACATCGACACGGAGTCGGAGCAGGACTACATGGGCGTGGGGCCCCTCATCGCGAAGCTCGAGAAGGAGATGCTCAAGGAATCCCCCGAGCTGAACCGCTACGAGGAGCCCACCGACTCCGACGACGACTCCGACGAGGAAACCAAGGACGAGGCGGACAAGAAGATGAGTGACTTCGAGAagaaaagagacaaacacacggACCTGCTCAAGAACTTCATCGAAGCCGAAACCCTAGATGACGCGTTTAAGTGCATGACCAAAATAGACAACTTCGAAAACAAGCATTTCCGCCTCCGGTCCGAGTATAGGGTTATCGGCGAGCTCATGAATCGGCTTAAGGTCTCGACGGAGCTGAAGGACAAGTTTGTTTTGCAGAACAAACTTAATAGGGCGTTGAGGTTGGTGCGATGGAAGGAGGCTTATGATCCTGATAACCCTGCGAATTATGGTGTGATTCAGCGTGAGCAGCCGACGGCGGATGCGAAGGAAGAGGCTGAGTTCGAGAAGGAGAAGCAGAAGCAGATCGAGGAGGGAGATAATGCTGAtgctgatgatgatgatgagcagGAGTTTGATGACATGAAGGAGAAGGATAATGTACTGATGGCCAAACTTGAGGCTATTGATAGGAAGCTCGAGGAGAAGTTGGCGGAGCTCGAGTATACGTTTGGGAGGAAGGGGAAGGCGCTCGAGGAAGAGATCAAGGATCTTGCTGAGGAGAGAAATGAATTGACTGAGCAGAAAAGAAAGCCTCTTTACCGGAAG GGTTTTGATACGAGATTGATAGACATGAACCGAACTTGTAAAGTCACAAAG GGAGGACAAGTTGTGAAGTATACTGCTATGGTAGCTTGTGGCAACTATAATGGTGTTATTGGTTTTGCAAAAGCCAAAGGCCCTGCAGTCCCAGTTGCCCTTCAAAAG GCGTATGAGAAATGCTTCCAGAATTTGCATTATGTAGAGCGACATGAGGAGCATACAATTGCACATGCAGTACAAACGTCATATAAAAAGACCAAG GTTTATCTCTGGCCTGCTCCTACTACGACTGGCATGAAAGCCGGCAGATCAGTTGAAGCCATACTTCATTTAGCTGGTTTAAAGAATGTCAAGTCAAAG GTCATTGGTTCCAGAAATCCTCATAATACAGTTAAGGCTGTCTTCAAAGCACTAAATGCG ATTGAAACGCCAAGGGATGTCCAAGAGAAGTTTGGCAGGACTGTGGTTGAGAAGTATCTGTTGTGA
- the LOC114409082 gene encoding GTP-binding protein At2g22870-like, with amino-acid sequence MVLLHLPRFPLYLVTLSPSLTPRAYSKTTLLRPPKSTLTASEPVGVNPSPTELSLEKLFVPPETTVSLESSRVLNGSNILLSNYANDALVLQAEFVKSSVKTEDCPSDGLAEFALVGRSNVGKSSLLNSLVRRKKLALTSKKPGKTQCINHFRINNSWYLVDLPGYGYASAPHELRMDWEKFTKDYFLNRSTLVSVFLLIDASIPAKQIDLDYASWLGQNQIPMTLIFTKCDKRKKKKNGGKRPEENVNDFQDLIRGFFQSVPPWIMTSSVTNQGRDEILLHMAQLRNYWLKH; translated from the exons ATGGTCCTTCTTCACCTCCCAAGGTTCCCTCTCTACCTCGTTACCTTATCTCCCTCCCTCACTCCCCGAGCCTACTCCAAAACCACCCTCTTACGGCCACCCAAATCCACTCTCACCGCCTCAGAACCCGTAGGTGTTAACCCTTCCCCAACAGAGCTATCCCTCGAGAAGCTCTTCGTTCCGCCGGAGACCACCGTGTCCCTCGAAAGTTCCAGAGTCTTGAACGGTTCCAACATTCTGTTGAGTAACTACGCCAATGATGCTCTGGTATTGCAGGCCGAGTTTGTGAAAAGCAGCGTGAAGACCGAGGATTGTCCCTCCGATGGACTTGCTGAGTTCGCTCTCGTTGGCCGCTCCAACGTCGGAAAATCCTCGCTCCTCAACTCCCTCGTGCGCCGCAAGAAGCTCGCCTTAACTTCGAAGAAACCTG gcAAAACGCAATGTATAAACCACTTTCGGATTAATAATAGCTGGTACCTGGTTGATTTGCCTGGATATGG GTATGCATCTGCACCGCATGAACTTAGGATGGATTGGGAAAAATTCACCAAAGACTATTTCCTTAACCGCTCAACGTTAGTTTCAGTATTCCTTCTAATAGATGCTAGCATTCCTGCTAAACAAATTGATCTTGACTATGCCAGTTGGTTGGGTCAGAATCAG aTCCCAATGACATTAATCTTCACCAAATGTGACAagcggaaaaagaaaaagaatggaGGCAAAAGACCAGAAgaaaatgttaatgattttcagGATTTGATTCGAGGTTTCTTCCAATCAGTGCCTCCATGGATCATGACCAGTAGTGTTACCAATCAGGGTCGTGATGAGATACTCCTCCATATGGCCCAGCTACGGAACTACTGGCTCAAGCACTAG